A genomic window from Accipiter gentilis chromosome 1, bAccGen1.1, whole genome shotgun sequence includes:
- the CHD5 gene encoding chromodomain-helicase-DNA-binding protein 5 isoform X5 gives MRGPAGAGRELPDDAENEEDVSEEDDGVLEGLDEFFAEEQVAVQKKKKSKKLKDGKAAKIKRRKKEGSNDEMSDNDEEIEEKSESEGSDYSPNKKKKKKLKDKKEKKPKRKKKDEEEDDNEDGGLKEPKSSAQLMEEWGLDDVDYVFSEEDYHTLTNYKAFSQFLRPLIAKKNPKIPMSKMMTVLGAKWREFSANNPFKGSSAAAAAAAVAAAVETVTVAPPLAASPQQSALPTVIRKAKTKEGKGPGVRKKIKGSKDGKKKGKGKKMAGLKFRFGGIPSKRKKGSSSEEEEREESDFDSASINSSSVRSECSAGLGKRGKRRRKKKRIEEGDGYETDHQDYCEVCQQGGEIILCDTCPRAYHLVCLDPELEKAPEGKWSCPHCEKEGIQWEPKEEEEEEEEGGEEEEDDHMEFCRVCKDGGELLCCDTCPSSYHLHCLNPPLPEIPNGEWLCPRCTCPPLKGKVQRILHWAWKEPPTTPLPPVLPTPDAELALPAPKVLEGIPEREFFVKWAGLSYWHCSWVKELQLELYHTVMYRNYQRKNDMDEPPAFDYGSGDEDSQREKRKNKDPQYAKMEERFYRYGIKPEWMMIHRILNHSFDKKGDIHYLIKWKDLPYDQCTWEIDEIDIPYYENLKHLYWNHRELMLGEDTRPLKKLNKKGKKLKEEKLEKPPETPLVDPTVKFDKQPWYIDATGGTLHPYQLEGLNWLRFSWAQGTDTILADEMGLGKTVQTIVFLYSLYKEGHSKGPYLVSAPLSTIINWEREFEMWAPDFYVVTYTGDKESRSVIRENEFSFEDNAIRSGKKVFRMKKEAQIKFHVLLTSYELITIDQAVLGSIEWACLVVDEAHRLKNNQSKFFRVLNSYKIDYKLLLTGTPLQNNLEELFHLLNFLTPERFNNLEGFLEEFADISKEDQIKKLHDLLGPHMLRRLKADVFKNMPAKTELIVRVELSQMQKKYYKFILTRNFEALNSKGGGNQVSLLNIMMDLKKCCNHPYLFPVAAVEAPVLPNGSYDGNSLVKSSGKLMLLQKMLKKLRDGGHRVLIFSQMTKMLDLLEDFLEYEGYKYERIDGGITGGLRQEAIDRFNAPGAQQFCFLLSTRAGGLGINLATADTVIIYDSDWNPHNDIQAFSRAHRIGQNKKVMIYRFVTRASVEERITQVAKRKMMLTHLVVRPGLGSKSGSMTKQELDDILKFGTEELFKDDVEGMVSQGQRITMPDAVTPFSDTLSTKGGAVTPGMKKKHGGTPPGDNKDVDDSSVIHYDDAAISKLLDRNQDATDDTELQNMNEYLSSFKVAQYVVREEDGVEEVEREIIKQEENVDPDYWEKLLRHHYEQQQEDLARNLGKGKRIRKQVNYNDASQEDQEWQDELSDNQSEYSIGSEDEDEDFEERPEGQSGRRQSRRQLKSDRDKPLPPLLARVGGNIEVLGFNARQRKAFLNAIMRWGMPPQDAFNSHWLVRDLRGKSEKEFRAYVSLFMRHLCEPGADGAETFADGVPREGLSRQHVLTRIGVMSLVRKKVQEFEHVNGKYSTPDLILEGPESKKSSEIVSSDPNTPIPASPAHMHMGSVALADKIETQLGFQEEKEQVEQKSRKVSDSQVPVSAEKAESEERTESCDSKEKPRVEKQEESEKTEPSPEPLVKDEGIQEKEKSLEKLELNSSPGKGEDKEVKPEDAKAEEKEQSEAQQNGDREEEEDGKKDDRNMNFRFMFNIADGGFTELHTLWQNEERAAISSGKIYDIWHRRHDYWLLAGIVTHGYARWQDIQNDPRYVILNEPFKSEIHKGNYLEMKNKFLARRFKLLEQALVIEEQLRRAAYLNMTQDPSHPAMALNARLAEVECLAESHQHLSKESLAGNKPANAVLHKVLNQLEELLSDMKADVTRLPSMLSRIPPVAARLQMSERSILSRLATRGGDPTVQQGSFGSSQIYNNNFGPNFRGPGPGGIVNYSQMPLGPYVTDI, from the exons atgcgggggccggcgggggccggcCGGGAGCTGCCGGACGACGCGGAGAACGAGGAGGACGTCTCGG AAGAAGATGATGGGGTGCTGGAAGGACTCGATGAGTTTTTCGCAGAAGAGCAAGttgctgtgcagaaaaaaaagaaatccaagaaaCTGAAAGATGGCAAAGCTGCCAAAatcaagaggaggaagaaggag GGGAGCAATGATGAAATGTCAGACAATGATGAGGAGATTGAGGAGAAGTCTGAGAGTGAAGGGAGTGACTATTCCCccaacaaaaagaagaagaaaaaactgaaggacaagaaggagaaaaagccAAAACGGAAGAAgaaggatgaagaggaggatgacaACGAGGATGGAGGTCTAAAG GAGCCCAAGAGCTCAGCCCAGCTGATGGAAGAATGGGGCCTCGATGACGTAGATTACGTCTTCTCAGAAGAAGATTATCATACTCTGACTAATTACAAGGCTTTCAGCCAGTTCCTCAG GCCTCTGATTGCCAAGAAGAACCCCAAGATCCCCATGTCCAAGATGATGACCGTGCTTGGTGCCAAGTGGCGAGAGTTCAGTGCCAACAACCCGTTCAagggcagctcagcagcagcggcagcagcggctgTTGCTGCAGCTGTGGAGACAGTCACCGTCGCTCCACCGCTTGCCGCCAGCCCCCAGCAGTCTGCCTTGCCCACCGTCATCAGGAAGGCTAAGACCAAGGAAGGCAAGG GTCCGGGAGTGCGGAAGAAAATCAAGGGCTCCAAAGacgggaagaaaaaagggaaggggaaaaagatggCAGGCTTGAAATTCCGGTTTGGAGGAATccccagcaaaaggaaaaagggcTCCTCT agcGAAGAGGAGGAACGGGAGGAATCCGACTTTGACAGTGCCAGCATCAACAGCTCCTCAGTGCGCTCCGAGTGCTCGGCTGGcctggggaagagagggaagaggaggagaaagaaaaagagga TCGAAGAAGGGGATGGGTACGAGACGGACCACCAGGACTACTGCGAGGTGtgccagcagggaggagagatCATCCTGTGTGACACCTGTCCTCGCGCCTACCACCTCGTCTGCCTGGACCCCGAGCTGGAGAAGGCCCCCGAGGGCAAGTGGAGCTGCCCCCACTGC GAGAAGGAGGGCATCCAGTGGGAGccgaaagaggaggaagaggaggaagaggaaggtggcgaggaggaggaggacgaccaTATGGAGTTCTGCCGGGTCTGTAAGGACGgaggggagctgctgtgctgcgACACCTGCCCATCCTCCTACCACCTCCACTGCCTGAACCCGCCGCTGCCAGAAATACCAAACGGTGAATGGCTCTGCCCTCGCTGTACA TGCCCTCCCTTGAAGGGCAAAGTCCAACGCATCCTGCACTGGGCCTGGAAGGAGCCGCCGACCACCCCGCTCCCACCTGTGCTGCCCACCCCGGACGCGGAGCTGGCCCTCCCCGCACCAAAGGTGCTGGAGGGGATCCCGGAGCGCGAGTTTTTTGTGAAGTGGGCAGGCCTCTCCTACTGGCACTGCTCCTGGGTCAAGGAGCTGCAG ctggagctaTACCACACTGTGATGTACCGCAACTACCAACGGAAGAATGACATGGATGAGCCACCGGCCTTCGACTATGGCTCTGGGGACGAGGACAGCCAGAGGGAGAAGCGGAAGAACAAAGACCCGCAGTACGCCAAGATGGAGGAGCGGTTCTACCGTTATGGCATCAAGCCTGAGTGGATGATGATCCACCGCATCCTGAACCACAG CTTTGATAAAAAGGGAGACATCCATTACCTGATCAAGTGGAAAGACCTGCCCTACGACCAGTGCACCTGGGAGATTGACGAGATAGACATCCCGTACTATGAAAACCTCAAACACCTCTACTGGAACCACAG GGAGCTGATGCTGGGGGAGGACACACGCCCTCTGAAGAAGctgaacaagaaaggaaaaaagctgaaagaggAGAAGCTGGAAAAACCTCCAGAAACGCCTCTCGTGGAT CCTACGGTGAAGTTTGACAAGCAGCCATGGTACATTGATGCCACGGGAGGCACACTCCATCCTTACCAGCTTGAAGGGCTAAACTGGCTGAGATTTTCCTGGGCCCAAGGAACGGATACTATCCTGGCTGATGAGATGGGGCTGGGGAAGACTGTGCAGACTATTGTGTTCTTGTATTCCCTGTACAAGGAG GGCCACTCGAAAGGGCCGTATCTGGTCAGTGCCCCTCTCTCCACCATCATCAACTGGGAGCGTGAGTTTGAGATGTGGGCACCCGACTTCTACGTCGTGACCTACACAGGTGACAAAGAAAGCCGGTCGGTCATCCgggaaaatgaattttcttttgaagacaaCGCCATCCGGAGTGGAAAGAAGGTCTTCCGGATGAAG AAGGAAGCGCAGATCAAGTTCCATGTCCTGCTCACCTCCTACGAGCTGATCACTATTGACCAGGCAGTGCTGGGCTCCATCGAGTGGGCCTGTCTGGTGGTGGATGAAGCGCACAGGCTGAAGAACAACCAGTCCAAA ttCTTTAGAGTATTAAATAGCTACAAGATCGATTACAAGCTGCTGCTCACCGGCACTCCACTCCAGAACAACTTGGAAGAGCTCTTCCACCTGCTCAATTTCCTGACTCCTGAGAGGTTTAA TAACCTGGAGGGGTTCCTGGAGGAGTTTGCAGACATCTCCAAGGAGGACCAGATCAAAAAGCTCCATGATCTGCTGGGTCCCCACATGCTGCGGCGGCTCAAGGCAGATGTGTTCAAGAACATGCCGGCCAAGACAGAGCTGATCGTGAGAGTGGAGCTGAGCCAGATGCAGAA GAAGTACTACAAGTTCATACTGACGAGGAATTTTGAAGCCCTGAATTCGAAAGGTGGTGGGAACCAGGTCTCGCTGCTCAACATCATGATGGACCTGAAGAAGTGCTGTAATCACCCGTACCTCTTCCCTGTGGCAGCAGTG GAGGCCCCGGTTCTGCCCAATGGATCCTACGATGGGAATTCTTTGGTCAAATCTTCTGGGAAACTGATGCTGCTCCAAAAGATGCTGAAGAAGTTACGGGATGGGGGTCACAGAGTTCTCATCTTCTCCCAG ATGACGAAGATGCTAGACTTGCTGGAGGACTTCCTGGAGTACGAAGGCTACAAGTACGAGCGGATAGACGGGGGCATCACTGGCGGCCTGCGCCAGGAGGCCATAGACAGGTTTAACG CTCCTGGTGCTCAGcagttctgctttctcctctctacCCGTGCTGGCGGTCTGGGCATAAACCTTGCTACGGCCGACACAGTCATTATTTATGATTCTGACTGGAATCCCCACAATGACATCCAG GCTTTCAGTAGAGCTCACCGCATCGGCCAGAACAAGAAGGTGATGATCTACCGCTTTGTGACTAGAGCCTCTGTTGAAGAACGCATCACCCAGGTGGCCAAAAGGAAGATGATGCTTACCCACCTCGTGGTCCGCCCAGGGCTCGGCTCCAAGTCGGGCTCCATGACCAAGCAAGAGCTGGATGACATCCTCAAGTTTGGGACAGAAGAGCTCTTCAAGGATGATGTGGAAG GCATGGTGTCTCAGGGACAGCGGATCACCATGCCGGATGCTGTCACCCCTTTCTCTGACACGCTGTCAACCAAAGGGGGTGCAGTGACTCCTGGCATGAAAAAAAAGCACGGTGGCACCCCACCAG GTGACAATAAGGATGTGGATGACAGCAGCGTGATCCACTATGATGACGCTGCCATCTCTAAGCTTCTGGACCGAAACCAGGATGCGACCGATGACACAGAACTCCAGAACATGAACGAGTATCTCAGCTCCTTTAAAGTGGCCCAGTATGTTGTGAGAGAAGAGGATGGTGTG GAGGAGGTGGAACGTGAGATCATCAAGCAAGAGGAGAATGTGGACCCTGACtactgggagaagctgctgcggCACCACtatgagcagcagcaggaagatcTGGCCAGGAActtggggaaaggaaagagaatcCGCAAGCAGGTCAACTACAATGACGCCTCGCAGGAGGACCAAG AGTGGCAGGATGAGCTCTCTGACAACCAGTCGGAGTACTCCATTGGCtctgaggatgaggatgaagacTTTGAAGAGAGGCCAGAAGGTCAGA GTGGCAGAAGACAATCCCGGAGGCAGCTGAAGAGTGACCGGGATAAGCCTCTCCCTCCTTTGCTGGCAAGAGTTGGGGGAAATATTGAG gtTCTCGGCTTCAACGCCCGCCAGCGTAAGGCTTTCCTGAATGCCATCATGCGCTGGGGCATGCCGCCCCAGGACGCCTTCAACTCTCACTGGCTGGTCCGGGATCTGCGAGGGAAGAGCGAGAAGGAGTTCAG GGCGTACGTCTCTCTCTTCATGAGACATTTGTGCGAACCTGGGGCAGACGGTGCTGAAACCTTTGCGGATGGTGTTCCCCGGGAAGGGCTGTCGCGCCAGCATGTGCTGACTCGGATAGGAGTCATGTCACTAGTAAGGAAGAAG GTCCAGGAGTTTGAGCATGTCAATGGGAAGTACAGCACTCCAGATCTGATCCTCGAGGGCCCAGAGAGCAAGAAGTCCAGCGAGATTGTGTCCTCGGATCCCAACACCCCCATCCCGGCCAGCCCAGCACATATGCACATGGGATCTGTGGCCCTTGCGG ACAAAATAGAAACCCAACTCGGGTTCcaggaggaaaaggagcaagTGGAGCAGAAGTCCAGGAAGGTGTCTGACAGCCAG GTGCCTGTGAGCGCCGAGAAGGCAGAAAGTGAAGAGCGCACAGAAAGCTGCGACAGCAAGGAGAAGCCGAGGGTGGAGAAGCAAGAGGAGAGTGAAAAGACTGAGCCTTCTCCTGAGCCCCTGGTGAAAG ATGAGGGCATTCAAGAGAAGGAGAAGTCTTTGGAGAAGCTGGAGTTGAACAGCAGCCCAGGGAAAGGGGAGGACAAAGAAGTCAAACCAG AGGACGCCAAGGCGGAGGAGAAGGAGCAAAGCGAGGCTCAGCAAAATGgtgacagagaggaagaggaggatggaaAGAAGGATGACAGAAACATGAACTTCCGATTCATGTTCAACATTGCTGATGGCGGCTTTACAG AGCTGCACACACTGTGGCAGAACGAGGAGAGGGCTGCCATCTCCTCTGGCAAGATCTACGACATCTGGCACCGCCGACACGACTACTGGCTGTTGGCAGGAATTGTCAC TCACGGCTATGCCCGCTGGCAGGACATCCAGAACGACCCACGCTACGTGATCCTGAATGAGCCATTTAAGTCGGAGATACATAAGGGGAACTACCTTGAGATGAAGAACAAGTTCCTTGCCCGGCGGTTCAAG TTGCTGGAGCAGGCCCTGGTGATCGAGGAGCAGCTGCGGAGGGCTGCGTACCTCAACATGACCCAAGACCCCAGTCACCCGGCCATGGCATTGAACGCCCGTCTGGCTGAAGTGGAGTGCCTTGCCGAGAGCCACCAGCATCTCTCCAAAGAGTCCCTGGCTGGGAATAAGCCCGCAAATGCCGTCCTGCACAAGG TGCTGAACCAGCTTGAGGAGCTGCTGAGTGACATGAAGGCCGACGTGACGCGCCTGCCGTCCATGCTGTCCCGCATCCCGCCTGTGGCAGCCCGGCTGCAGATGTCTGAGCGGAGCATCCTCAGCCGCCTGGCCACCCGTGGGGGGGACCCCACCGTCCAGCAG GGCTCCTTTGGCTCCTCCCAGATCTACAACAACAACTTTGGGCCAAATTTCCGAGGTCCTGGGCCGGGCGGGATTGTCAATTACAGCCAGATGCCTCTGGGACCGTACGTGACCG ATATTTAG